One window of the Oncorhynchus clarkii lewisi isolate Uvic-CL-2024 chromosome 19, UVic_Ocla_1.0, whole genome shotgun sequence genome contains the following:
- the LOC139374941 gene encoding protein Smaug homolog 1-like isoform X1, which produces MMFRDQVGILGSWFKGWNECEQTVALLSLLKRVSQTQARFLQLCLEHSLADCTELHVLEGEANNPVVISQWQGEPKERVISLVLTHLPLLKPGNVEAKGEYMRLLPRILAHTIEHGRHLEESRQLLSYALIHPATSLDDRAALALWLNHLEERAAARADSLERLPPSPASHHQTPPSTLSSSGSSLGSSVGHLGHLYHHQRYGSDDRLNGWQGSRDSGLGSGWQQQGQGGCENGGHLALYPSSSVPGSINTVGTGGSSNTILFGGGGGQHSPLKRSVSLTPPMSDGSLAGSSSLGLGHGWLSQEDLRGPRGGGGLGLAPTDPHHAPLSPQSSVASSGSGGSEHLEDAGLGGGGCCGGSLYRRSTFHKEGSGMRDVPAWLKSLRLHKYAALFSTMTYDEMMSLTEQQLESQNVTKGARHKIVISIHKLKERQNMLRCLEKDVLEGGNLRAPLAELHQMILTPIKAVASDESLPSSTTQQPLLSLEGKSSAAPGSHLAPGGGEGETGATLIAEGDIPGQFTRVMGKVCTQLLVSRPDEENISSYMQLIDKCLLHEAFTETQKKRLLSWKQQVQKLFRSFPRKTLLDMAGYRAQRSSSSSRGFSQSNSLPTAGCVGGSSSMSARRSLRQFQMPSRSLPGARLGLLGTAGLLGPTPRSASSTSTGLKQGRQGLWFANPGGSNSMPSRTHSSVQRTRSLPVHTTPHTMVMFQQSDLQVPVTEPDINNRLESLCLSMTEHALGDGVDRTSTI; this is translated from the exons TGGTGATCAGCCAGTGGCAGGGTGAGCCCAAGGAGCGTGTCATCTCCCTGGTCCTCACCCACCTGCCCCTGCTCAAGCCGGGCAACGTCGAAGCCAAGGGCGAGTACATGCGCCTCCTCCCCCGCATCCTGGCACACACCATCGAGCACGGCCGCCATCTGGAGGAGTCGCGCCAGCTCCTCTCCTACGCCCTCATCCACCCGGCCACCTCACTGGACGACCGAGCCGCCCTTGCCCTCTGGCTCAATCACCTGGAGGAACGCGCTGCTGCCCGGGCTGACTCGTTGGAACGACTGCCCCCCTCCCCAGCCTCGCACCATCAGACACCCCCCTCAACGCTCTCCTCGTCGGGTTCCAGTTTGGGTTCCTCTGTGGGCCACCTGGGTCACCTGTATCACCACCAGCGCTACGGCTCAGACGATCGGCTCAACGGCTGGCAGGGGTCGAGGGACTCGGGGTTGGGCAGCGGATGGCAGCAGCAGGGGCAGGGAGGGTGTGAGAATGGTGGGCACCTGGCTCTCTACCCGTCCTCGTCTGTACCTGGGAGTATTAACACGGTGGGCACGGGCGGCAGCAGCAACACCA TCCTGTTTGGCGGCGGCGGAGGGCAGCACAGTCCCCTGAAGCGTTCGGTGTCCCTTACCCCCCCGATGAGTGATGGCTCCTTGGCCGGTTCCTCCTCCTTGGGTTTGGGTCATGGCTGGCTCTCCCAGGAGGACCTGCGCGGGCCCcggggaggaggagggctggggcTGGCCCCCACCGACCCCCACCACGCACCCCTCTCCCCCCAGAGCAGCGTAGCGTCTTCGGGTAGTGGCGGCAGCGAGCACCTGGAGGACGCaggtctaggaggaggaggatgctgTGGAGGAAGTTTGTACCGCAGGAGCACATTTCATAAGGAGGGCAGCGGCATGAGGG ATGTGCCGGCCTGGCTGAAAAGCCTCCGTCTCCACAAGTATGCGGCTCTATTCTCCACCATGACGTACGACGAGATGATGTCACTGACCGAACAACAGCTGGAATCACAG AATGTCACCAAAGGGGCGCGCCACAAGATAGTCATCAGCATCCACAAACTGAAGGAGCGCCAGAACATGCTGCGCTGCCTAGAGAAG GACGTGTTGGAAGGGGGTAACCTGCGCGCCCCTCTTGCCGAGCTCCACCAGATGATCCTGACGCCCATCAAGGCTGTGGCCAGCGACGAGTCGTTGCCCTCCTCGACCACACAGCAACCCCTGTTGAGCCTTGAGGGGAAGAGCAGCGCCGCCCCGGGCTCTCACCTGGCCCccggaggaggggaaggggagacgGGGGCTACCCTCATCGCCGAAGGGGACATCCCCGGCCAGTTCACTCGCGTCATGGGCAAAG tttgCACACAGCTCCTGGTGTCCAGGCCAGATGAAGAGAACATCAGCTCCTATATGCAGCTCATTGACAAGTGCCTTCTGCAtgag gcgtTCACTGAGACACAGAAGAAGCGCCTGTTGTCATGGAAACAGCAGGTGCAGAAGCTGTTCCGCTCGTTCCCCAGGAAGACTCTCCTGGACATGGCGGGCTACCGGGCGCAGAGGAG cagcagcagtagccgGGGCTTCAGCCAGTCCAACTCTCTCCCCACGGCGGGCTGCGTGGGGGGCAGCAGTAGCATGTCGGCCCGCCGGAGCCTGCGCCAGTTCCAGATGCCCTCACGGAGCTTGCCCGGCGCCAGGCTTGGCCTGCTTGGCACCGCCGGCCTCCTGGGACCCACGCCGCGCAGCGCCAGCAGCACCTCCACCGGTCTCAAGCAGGGACGACAG GGTTTATGGTTTGCCAACCCCGGAGGCAGTAATAGCATGCCCAGCCGAACCCACAGCTCAGTGCAGAGGACCCGCTCCTTGCCTGTCCACACCACGCCACACACCATGGTCATGTTTCAGCAGTCTG ATCTCCAAGTGCCAGTGACGGAACCAGACATCAACAACCGGCTGGAGTCTCTGTGTTTGAGTATGACAGAGCATGCCCTGGGAG
- the LOC139374941 gene encoding protein Smaug homolog 1-like isoform X2, with translation MMFRDQVGILGSWFKGWNECEQTVALLSLLKRVSQTQARFLQLCLEHSLADCTELHVLEGEANNPVVISQWQGEPKERVISLVLTHLPLLKPGNVEAKGEYMRLLPRILAHTIEHGRHLEESRQLLSYALIHPATSLDDRAALALWLNHLEERAAARADSLERLPPSPASHHQTPPSTLSSSGSSLGSSVGHLGHLYHHQRYGSDDRLNGWQGSRDSGLGSGWQQQGQGGCENGGHLALYPSSSVPGSINTVGTGGSSNTILFGGGGGQHSPLKRSVSLTPPMSDGSLAGSSSLGLGHGWLSQEDLRGPRGGGGLGLAPTDPHHAPLSPQSSVASSGSGGSEHLEDAGLGGGGCCGGSLYRRSTFHKEGSGMRDVPAWLKSLRLHKYAALFSTMTYDEMMSLTEQQLESQNVTKGARHKIVISIHKLKERQNMLRCLEKDVLEGGNLRAPLAELHQMILTPIKAVASDESLPSSTTQQPLLSLEGKSSAAPGSHLAPGGGEGETGATLIAEGDIPGQFTRVMGKVCTQLLVSRPDEENISSYMQLIDKCLLHEAFTETQKKRLLSWKQQVQKLFRSFPRKTLLDMAGYRAQRSSSSRGFSQSNSLPTAGCVGGSSSMSARRSLRQFQMPSRSLPGARLGLLGTAGLLGPTPRSASSTSTGLKQGRQGLWFANPGGSNSMPSRTHSSVQRTRSLPVHTTPHTMVMFQQSDLQVPVTEPDINNRLESLCLSMTEHALGDGVDRTSTI, from the exons TGGTGATCAGCCAGTGGCAGGGTGAGCCCAAGGAGCGTGTCATCTCCCTGGTCCTCACCCACCTGCCCCTGCTCAAGCCGGGCAACGTCGAAGCCAAGGGCGAGTACATGCGCCTCCTCCCCCGCATCCTGGCACACACCATCGAGCACGGCCGCCATCTGGAGGAGTCGCGCCAGCTCCTCTCCTACGCCCTCATCCACCCGGCCACCTCACTGGACGACCGAGCCGCCCTTGCCCTCTGGCTCAATCACCTGGAGGAACGCGCTGCTGCCCGGGCTGACTCGTTGGAACGACTGCCCCCCTCCCCAGCCTCGCACCATCAGACACCCCCCTCAACGCTCTCCTCGTCGGGTTCCAGTTTGGGTTCCTCTGTGGGCCACCTGGGTCACCTGTATCACCACCAGCGCTACGGCTCAGACGATCGGCTCAACGGCTGGCAGGGGTCGAGGGACTCGGGGTTGGGCAGCGGATGGCAGCAGCAGGGGCAGGGAGGGTGTGAGAATGGTGGGCACCTGGCTCTCTACCCGTCCTCGTCTGTACCTGGGAGTATTAACACGGTGGGCACGGGCGGCAGCAGCAACACCA TCCTGTTTGGCGGCGGCGGAGGGCAGCACAGTCCCCTGAAGCGTTCGGTGTCCCTTACCCCCCCGATGAGTGATGGCTCCTTGGCCGGTTCCTCCTCCTTGGGTTTGGGTCATGGCTGGCTCTCCCAGGAGGACCTGCGCGGGCCCcggggaggaggagggctggggcTGGCCCCCACCGACCCCCACCACGCACCCCTCTCCCCCCAGAGCAGCGTAGCGTCTTCGGGTAGTGGCGGCAGCGAGCACCTGGAGGACGCaggtctaggaggaggaggatgctgTGGAGGAAGTTTGTACCGCAGGAGCACATTTCATAAGGAGGGCAGCGGCATGAGGG ATGTGCCGGCCTGGCTGAAAAGCCTCCGTCTCCACAAGTATGCGGCTCTATTCTCCACCATGACGTACGACGAGATGATGTCACTGACCGAACAACAGCTGGAATCACAG AATGTCACCAAAGGGGCGCGCCACAAGATAGTCATCAGCATCCACAAACTGAAGGAGCGCCAGAACATGCTGCGCTGCCTAGAGAAG GACGTGTTGGAAGGGGGTAACCTGCGCGCCCCTCTTGCCGAGCTCCACCAGATGATCCTGACGCCCATCAAGGCTGTGGCCAGCGACGAGTCGTTGCCCTCCTCGACCACACAGCAACCCCTGTTGAGCCTTGAGGGGAAGAGCAGCGCCGCCCCGGGCTCTCACCTGGCCCccggaggaggggaaggggagacgGGGGCTACCCTCATCGCCGAAGGGGACATCCCCGGCCAGTTCACTCGCGTCATGGGCAAAG tttgCACACAGCTCCTGGTGTCCAGGCCAGATGAAGAGAACATCAGCTCCTATATGCAGCTCATTGACAAGTGCCTTCTGCAtgag gcgtTCACTGAGACACAGAAGAAGCGCCTGTTGTCATGGAAACAGCAGGTGCAGAAGCTGTTCCGCTCGTTCCCCAGGAAGACTCTCCTGGACATGGCGGGCTACCGGGCGCAGAGGAG cagcagtagccgGGGCTTCAGCCAGTCCAACTCTCTCCCCACGGCGGGCTGCGTGGGGGGCAGCAGTAGCATGTCGGCCCGCCGGAGCCTGCGCCAGTTCCAGATGCCCTCACGGAGCTTGCCCGGCGCCAGGCTTGGCCTGCTTGGCACCGCCGGCCTCCTGGGACCCACGCCGCGCAGCGCCAGCAGCACCTCCACCGGTCTCAAGCAGGGACGACAG GGTTTATGGTTTGCCAACCCCGGAGGCAGTAATAGCATGCCCAGCCGAACCCACAGCTCAGTGCAGAGGACCCGCTCCTTGCCTGTCCACACCACGCCACACACCATGGTCATGTTTCAGCAGTCTG ATCTCCAAGTGCCAGTGACGGAACCAGACATCAACAACCGGCTGGAGTCTCTGTGTTTGAGTATGACAGAGCATGCCCTGGGAG